A window of Streptomyces sp. DG1A-41 contains these coding sequences:
- a CDS encoding hydroxyacid dehydrogenase, with product MSQRPQALFAMTPENVPQVFPPEVLARLRESVDIDPALVARDFADPGVRDALARTEILVTGWGCPRLDEAVLDAAPRLRAVLHSAGSVKSFATPGIWRRGIAVSSAAAANALPVAEYTLAMILLAGKDVLAARDRMRATRTSSGWGVVPGIGNYGRRVGVIGASRIGRRVLELLRPFDLRPALTDPYVDEREAAALGVPLLPLDALLRTSDIVTVHAPETPETHHMIGRRELALMPDGAVLINTARGALVDHDALVTELRAGRLTAILDVTDPEPLPTDSPLYDLPEAFVTPHLAGSQGNELARLGLTVAEEAERLLAGEKPAYGVDLAELERAA from the coding sequence TTGAGCCAGCGCCCCCAGGCACTGTTCGCCATGACCCCCGAGAACGTGCCGCAGGTGTTCCCGCCCGAGGTGCTGGCACGGCTGCGGGAGTCGGTGGACATCGATCCGGCGCTCGTGGCGCGGGACTTCGCCGACCCGGGCGTACGCGACGCGCTGGCCCGGACCGAGATCCTGGTGACCGGCTGGGGCTGCCCCCGGCTCGACGAGGCGGTCCTCGACGCGGCTCCCCGGCTGCGTGCCGTGCTGCACTCGGCCGGCTCCGTGAAGTCCTTCGCCACCCCCGGGATCTGGCGGCGGGGCATCGCCGTCTCCTCGGCCGCCGCCGCCAACGCATTGCCGGTCGCCGAGTACACCCTCGCCATGATCCTGCTCGCCGGGAAGGACGTCCTCGCCGCCCGCGACCGGATGCGCGCCACCCGCACCTCCTCCGGCTGGGGCGTCGTCCCCGGCATCGGCAACTACGGCCGCCGCGTCGGAGTCATCGGCGCCTCCCGCATCGGCCGCCGCGTCCTCGAACTGCTCCGCCCCTTCGACCTGCGGCCCGCCCTCACCGACCCGTACGTCGACGAGCGGGAGGCCGCCGCGCTCGGCGTCCCCCTGCTGCCGCTGGACGCGCTGCTGCGCACGTCCGACATCGTCACCGTCCACGCCCCCGAGACGCCCGAGACCCACCACATGATCGGCCGCCGCGAGCTGGCCCTGATGCCCGACGGGGCGGTACTGATCAACACCGCGCGCGGCGCCCTGGTCGACCACGACGCCCTCGTGACGGAACTGCGCGCCGGGCGCCTGACCGCGATCCTCGACGTCACCGACCCCGAGCCGCTCCCCACCGACTCCCCCCTCTACGACCTGCCCGAGGCCTTCGTCACCCCGCACCTCGCGGGCTCCCAGGGCAATGAACTGGCCCGCCTCGGGCTGACGGTCGCGGAGGAGGCTGAACGGCTGCTGGCCGGGGAGAAACCGGCGTACGGGGTCGACCTGGCGGAACTGGAGCGCGCGGCATGA
- a CDS encoding transposase, producing the protein MMGIPRLKAKRKARLACRFTTGAIRVEPDGRHVTLPRLGTVRSHEPTTKLLTRFRAGTARIIAATVRYEHGRWFVAFQVETIREIARVARPDAVVGVDLGVKHLAVLADSTGMVRYEPNPNHLDGVLKLLRFHSRRVSRRQVPDRSIGRGGRAGGATLPHQRQQEAGDRRQDTEALRFGDTVTNLFGRNAEIAERRCKTVPQQRIP; encoded by the coding sequence ATGATGGGTATCCCGCGCCTGAAGGCGAAACGCAAGGCGCGCCTGGCCTGCCGGTTCACCACTGGCGCGATCCGCGTCGAGCCGGACGGTCGGCATGTCACCTTGCCTCGGCTGGGGACGGTCCGCAGCCATGAACCCACTACCAAACTTCTTACGCGCTTCCGGGCTGGGACTGCGCGCATCATCGCCGCGACCGTCCGGTATGAACACGGGCGTTGGTTCGTCGCCTTCCAGGTCGAGACCATCCGGGAGATCGCCCGCGTCGCCCGGCCGGATGCGGTGGTAGGTGTCGATCTCGGGGTGAAGCACCTCGCGGTCCTTGCCGACAGCACCGGGATGGTCCGCTACGAACCCAACCCGAACCACCTGGACGGCGTGCTCAAGCTCCTTCGGTTCCATTCCCGTCGCGTCTCACGGCGACAGGTACCCGACCGGAGCATCGGCCGAGGCGGGCGGGCAGGTGGCGCAACCCTGCCGCACCAGCGACAGCAAGAAGCGGGAGATCGTCGTCAGGACACCGAAGCCCTCCGCTTTGGTGACACCGTCACGAACCTTTTCGGTAGAAATGCCGAGATTGCTGAGAGGCGCTGTAAAACAGTTCCTCAGCAACGGATACCGTGA
- a CDS encoding radical SAM protein, with amino-acid sequence MGSGSRTALVEDLMERFPHVPREAVFKEDLLRGGVAFDPSALSDNEGGEVKPKSYFIFSFDHGTLPELGEAALRRPPEEIILTGGPYDLRRTVVSVRVNPASPYRVAAGEDGVLGLYLDGKRISDVGVPPMPEYYRHTLASGKSVMEVAPTIQWGYLIYLTVFRVCQYFGAKEECQYCDINHNWRQHKAAGRPYTGVKDVEEVLEALEIIDRYDTAKASTAYTLTGGAITKTVAGRDEADFYGHYAKAIEERFPGRWIGKVVAQALPRDDVQRFKDYGVQIYHPNYEVWDEYLFKMYCPGKERYVGRDEWHKRILDSADVFGARNVIPNFVAGVEMAEPFGFTTVDEAIASTTEGLRFFMSHGITPRFTTWCPEPTTPLGKANPQGAPLEYHIRLLQAYRQTMEDFGLSSPPGYGPPGAGRAVFSVSSFMDSLPADEPTAV; translated from the coding sequence ATGGGCAGCGGCAGCCGTACCGCGCTGGTCGAGGATCTGATGGAGCGATTCCCGCACGTCCCGCGGGAGGCCGTCTTCAAGGAGGACCTGCTCCGCGGCGGTGTGGCCTTCGACCCGTCCGCGCTCAGCGACAACGAGGGCGGTGAGGTCAAGCCGAAGTCGTACTTCATCTTCTCCTTCGACCACGGCACCCTGCCCGAGCTGGGCGAGGCCGCGCTGCGCCGGCCGCCGGAGGAGATCATCCTCACCGGCGGCCCGTACGACCTGCGCCGGACCGTCGTCTCGGTGCGCGTGAACCCGGCCTCGCCGTACCGCGTCGCCGCGGGCGAGGACGGTGTGCTCGGCCTCTACCTCGACGGCAAGCGGATCTCCGACGTCGGCGTGCCGCCGATGCCCGAGTACTACCGGCACACCCTCGCGAGCGGGAAGTCGGTCATGGAGGTGGCCCCGACCATCCAGTGGGGCTACCTGATCTACCTGACCGTCTTCCGGGTCTGCCAGTACTTCGGCGCCAAGGAGGAGTGCCAGTACTGCGACATCAACCACAACTGGCGCCAGCACAAGGCCGCCGGGCGCCCGTACACCGGCGTGAAGGACGTCGAGGAGGTCCTTGAGGCCCTGGAGATCATCGACCGCTACGACACGGCGAAGGCCTCCACCGCCTACACCCTCACCGGCGGCGCCATCACCAAGACGGTCGCGGGCCGCGACGAGGCCGACTTCTACGGCCACTACGCCAAGGCCATCGAGGAGCGCTTCCCCGGCCGCTGGATCGGCAAGGTCGTGGCCCAGGCGCTGCCGCGCGACGACGTCCAGCGCTTCAAGGACTACGGCGTGCAGATTTACCACCCCAACTACGAGGTGTGGGACGAGTACCTGTTCAAGATGTACTGCCCAGGCAAGGAGCGGTACGTCGGCCGAGACGAGTGGCACAAGCGCATCCTCGACTCGGCGGACGTCTTCGGCGCGCGCAACGTCATCCCCAACTTCGTGGCGGGCGTGGAGATGGCCGAGCCGTTCGGCTTCACCACGGTCGACGAGGCCATCGCCTCCACCACCGAGGGCCTGCGCTTCTTCATGTCGCACGGCATCACGCCCCGCTTCACCACCTGGTGCCCGGAGCCCACGACACCCCTCGGCAAGGCCAACCCCCAGGGCGCGCCCCTGGAGTACCACATCCGCCTGCTCCAGGCGTACCGGCAGACCATGGAGGACTTCGGCCTCTCCTCGCCCCCCGGCTACGGTCCCCCCGGCGCCGGCCGCGCGGTCTTCTCGGTCAGCTCCTTCATGGACAGCCTCCCGGCGGACGAACCCACCGCTGTTTGA
- a CDS encoding cellulose-binding domain-containing protein — translation MPDLPTPQDAAEAALFSECWDAVLAYADLCTSGSTAAAQLGREAFAHGTREARAAETGPVRSAGRRAARLPRIPLLLTAVRTTAAAWEEEGQGHKLDPDLRLWLNSDKAARYTGPPLTRPLALRGLRDLQQADAELLWLAEVEALPLPVAARRLGLDPATAADELQQVRTLFRDRCHRNHLDTPMDAQCRSYARLLDAVTRSSAADAPGDLSRHLATCVQCAEAAACLRLHGGGLPGALAGGVIGWGGLAYLERRRRAAEVRLGAGRPGRADKATGEPEDGEQKARVARSGLLVAAVLVSVLALGVSMMPFGGSGDDLGARGDAGRQPVADPNPEPPLPSGPTLPPATSKPADNATEDTSKPEKPGKPEGRNRHTEPQGTSSPTEDDESEDPTCRVEYDLVNQWPDGFQATVTVTSSKALDSWRVSWSFRDGQYVGQMWDASVSQEGSRVTATAADYNKSVPAGGDLAFGFLASWHGKNSPPYDFTLNGQGCAKSS, via the coding sequence ATGCCCGACCTGCCGACCCCTCAGGACGCCGCCGAGGCCGCGCTGTTCTCCGAGTGCTGGGACGCGGTCCTCGCGTACGCCGACCTGTGCACGTCCGGCTCGACCGCCGCCGCGCAACTGGGCCGTGAGGCGTTCGCGCACGGCACGCGTGAGGCCCGCGCGGCCGAAACCGGCCCGGTGCGCAGCGCCGGCCGCCGCGCGGCCCGGTTGCCCCGGATACCCCTGCTGCTGACCGCCGTACGCACCACGGCCGCGGCGTGGGAAGAGGAGGGGCAGGGCCACAAACTCGACCCCGACCTGCGCCTGTGGCTCAACTCGGACAAGGCCGCCCGCTACACCGGCCCGCCCCTGACGCGCCCGCTCGCGCTGCGCGGCCTGCGCGACCTCCAGCAGGCCGACGCGGAACTGCTGTGGCTGGCCGAGGTGGAGGCGCTGCCGCTGCCCGTGGCCGCCCGCCGCCTGGGCCTCGACCCGGCCACCGCCGCCGACGAACTCCAGCAGGTGCGCACCCTGTTCCGGGACCGCTGCCACCGCAACCACCTCGACACACCCATGGACGCCCAGTGCCGCAGCTACGCCCGGCTGCTGGACGCCGTCACCCGCTCCTCCGCCGCCGACGCCCCGGGCGACCTCTCCCGGCACCTCGCCACCTGCGTCCAGTGCGCCGAGGCCGCCGCCTGTCTGCGCCTGCACGGCGGCGGACTGCCCGGGGCCCTGGCCGGCGGGGTGATCGGCTGGGGCGGCCTCGCCTACCTGGAGCGCCGCCGCCGCGCCGCCGAGGTACGGCTCGGCGCGGGCCGGCCCGGCCGGGCGGACAAGGCGACCGGCGAACCGGAGGACGGGGAGCAGAAGGCGCGCGTCGCCCGCAGCGGCCTCCTCGTCGCCGCCGTCCTGGTCTCCGTCCTCGCGCTCGGCGTCTCGATGATGCCGTTCGGCGGCTCCGGCGACGACCTCGGGGCACGCGGCGACGCAGGCCGTCAGCCGGTGGCCGACCCCAACCCCGAGCCGCCCCTGCCGTCCGGCCCCACCCTGCCTCCCGCGACCTCGAAGCCGGCCGACAACGCCACCGAGGACACGAGTAAGCCGGAGAAGCCCGGCAAGCCGGAGGGCAGAAACCGCCACACCGAACCGCAGGGCACCTCCTCTCCCACGGAAGACGACGAGAGCGAGGATCCCACCTGCCGGGTCGAGTACGACCTGGTCAACCAGTGGCCCGACGGCTTCCAGGCCACCGTCACCGTCACCAGCAGCAAGGCCCTCGACTCCTGGCGCGTGTCCTGGTCCTTCCGCGACGGCCAGTACGTCGGCCAGATGTGGGACGCCTCCGTCTCCCAGGAGGGCTCCCGTGTCACCGCCACCGCCGCCGACTACAACAAGTCGGTCCCCGCGGGCGGCGACCTGGCCTTCGGCTTCCTCGCCTCCTGGCACGGCAAGAACTCCCCGCCGTACGACTTCACGCTGAACGGCCAGGGTTGCGCGAAAAGCAGTTGA
- the rsgA gene encoding ribosome small subunit-dependent GTPase A, with protein sequence MTSSSASPVSSALAPYGWDDAWADEFAPYDTEGLLPGRVVRVDRGQCDVVTADGVLRADTAFVTPHDPMRVVCTGDWVAVEPGGNPRYVRAYLPRRTAFVRSTSSKRSEGQILAANVDHAIVAVPLAVELDLGRIERFLALAWESGAQPVVVLTKADLVPDAVTVAHLVQDVETSAPGVPVVPVSAREGDGLDVVAAIVGGGTSVLLGQSGAGKSTLANALVGEDVMTVQATRDVDGKGRHTTTTRNLLALPGGGVLIDTPGLRGVGLWDAEGGVGQVFSEIEELAERCRFHDCAHEAEPGCAVLAAVEDGDLPERRLHSYRKLLRENQRIVAKTDARLRAEIRKDWKRKGAIGKAAMEAKRGPHWRS encoded by the coding sequence TTGACTTCCAGCTCTGCTTCACCCGTTTCCTCCGCGCTCGCTCCCTACGGCTGGGACGACGCGTGGGCGGACGAGTTCGCCCCCTACGACACCGAAGGACTGCTGCCCGGACGCGTGGTCCGGGTCGACCGCGGGCAGTGCGACGTCGTCACCGCCGACGGGGTGCTGCGGGCCGACACCGCGTTCGTCACCCCGCACGACCCGATGCGGGTCGTCTGCACCGGCGACTGGGTCGCCGTCGAACCCGGCGGGAACCCGCGCTACGTCCGCGCGTACCTGCCGCGCCGCACCGCGTTCGTCCGCTCCACCTCCTCCAAGCGGTCCGAGGGGCAGATCCTCGCGGCCAACGTCGACCACGCCATCGTCGCCGTGCCCCTCGCCGTCGAGCTCGACCTCGGCCGCATCGAACGGTTCCTCGCACTCGCCTGGGAGTCCGGAGCCCAGCCCGTCGTCGTCCTCACCAAGGCCGACCTCGTGCCGGACGCCGTCACCGTCGCCCACCTCGTCCAGGACGTGGAGACCAGCGCGCCCGGCGTGCCGGTCGTGCCGGTCAGTGCCCGTGAGGGGGACGGGCTGGACGTGGTCGCGGCGATCGTCGGCGGTGGTACGTCCGTGCTGCTCGGGCAGTCCGGCGCGGGCAAGTCGACCCTCGCCAACGCGCTGGTCGGCGAGGACGTCATGACGGTTCAGGCCACCCGGGACGTCGACGGCAAGGGCCGCCACACCACGACCACCCGCAATCTGCTCGCCCTGCCCGGCGGGGGCGTCCTGATCGACACACCAGGACTGCGGGGCGTCGGGCTCTGGGACGCCGAGGGCGGCGTCGGGCAGGTGTTCTCCGAGATCGAGGAACTGGCCGAGCGCTGCCGCTTCCACGACTGCGCCCACGAAGCCGAGCCGGGGTGTGCCGTGCTGGCCGCCGTCGAGGACGGTGACCTGCCCGAGCGGCGGCTGCACAGCTACCGCAAGCTCCTGCGGGAGAACCAGCGCATCGTCGCCAAGACGGACGCCCGGCTCCGGGCGGAGATCCGCAAGGACTGGAAGCGGAAGGGCGCCATCGGAAAGGCCGCGATGGAGGCGAAGCGCGGACCGCACTGGCGTTCGTAG
- a CDS encoding methylated-DNA--[protein]-cysteine S-methyltransferase, with the protein MTSTYWTNVASPLGPLLLTAAPDGALTSLSVPGQKGGREVRDVWRQDRGPFREAEEQLAAYFAGELKEFRLTWRTDGSVFREKVWAVLDDIPYGSTVTYGEIAARIGAPRAAVRAVGGAIGANPLLVVRPCHRVIGADGTLTGYAGGLERKVRLLTHEGVL; encoded by the coding sequence ATGACCTCGACGTACTGGACGAACGTGGCCTCCCCGCTCGGGCCGCTGCTCCTCACCGCCGCCCCGGACGGCGCGCTGACCTCGCTGTCCGTGCCCGGGCAGAAGGGCGGACGCGAGGTGCGGGACGTCTGGCGGCAGGACCGGGGGCCCTTCCGTGAGGCCGAGGAACAGCTCGCCGCCTACTTCGCCGGGGAACTGAAGGAGTTCCGGCTGACGTGGCGCACCGACGGCTCCGTCTTCCGGGAGAAGGTCTGGGCCGTGCTGGACGACATCCCGTACGGCTCGACCGTGACCTACGGCGAGATCGCCGCGCGCATCGGAGCGCCCAGAGCGGCCGTGCGGGCCGTCGGCGGGGCGATCGGCGCCAATCCGCTGCTGGTCGTCCGCCCGTGCCACCGGGTGATCGGGGCCGACGGGACACTGACCGGGTATGCGGGAGGCCTGGAGCGCAAGGTACGGCTGCTGACGCACGAGGGTGTCCTCTAG
- a CDS encoding DUF456 domain-containing protein: MGVWDLLLVGLVILLGLYGVLLPAVPGSLLVWAAVMWWALKDPQPVAWWVLVGATALMFVSQGVRWALPPRRLGGSGATHRMLAYAGAGSTLGFVLIPVLGAVPGFLAGIYLAERLRLGRHAEAVAALRTAMRSGGSSVLTELFTCQLIAAAWVGVVVGS, translated from the coding sequence ATGGGAGTGTGGGACCTCCTGCTGGTCGGGCTGGTCATCCTGCTCGGTCTGTACGGAGTGCTGCTGCCCGCGGTGCCGGGGTCGCTGCTGGTGTGGGCCGCGGTCATGTGGTGGGCGCTGAAGGATCCGCAGCCCGTCGCCTGGTGGGTCCTGGTGGGAGCCACGGCCCTGATGTTCGTCTCCCAGGGCGTGCGCTGGGCCCTGCCACCCCGGCGACTGGGCGGAAGCGGAGCCACCCACCGCATGCTGGCCTACGCCGGAGCGGGATCCACCCTCGGCTTCGTACTGATCCCCGTGCTCGGCGCTGTCCCCGGCTTCCTGGCCGGCATCTACCTCGCCGAACGCCTCCGCCTCGGCCGGCACGCCGAAGCCGTCGCGGCCCTGCGCACGGCGATGCGCTCGGGCGGCTCCAGCGTGCTGACGGAACTGTTCACCTGCCAGCTGATCGCGGCGGCCTGGGTGGGGGTCGTTGTCGGCTCCTAG
- a CDS encoding protein phosphatase 2C domain-containing protein codes for MSQQGGRPTGPDDDWWGQLYDDSTGDTGPAPAPDSLDDRFASAAGAVGDRGVPGAGAGARAVSEPVVPAPRVGADDIMDTPPASGPSPQRAPWEPPPARPTGPVTFPTAAKRQGRQRAPGDGERTRTGGPTPTGGAAGSSRPHSQSDSPGEPPAATIPTARTPPAPPTVPPPPPAPPFWPSPEARSTTAGAPPRGPTAPTAEPGPGGDAAGAPDPGGAEAPETDPDEAALRVPRPGGTASRAPADSPPSPPRPADPPPPTPPDQPEPAFERPASAPRPRGYVGSRPPTYDAEPTALPLADPDDLDDLVADTVLDGARYGVCTVRAVSVRGDSARYRGEPRRDSLLTARFGTGEQALLLVAMATGARATPGSHRAAAEACHWIGRAVGRSHARLVEDIRAGRRGDLKSGLHRLTDRSLGKLRASAAEQGVDPEEYAAGLRCLLLPADPECRTRVFFGVGPGGLFRLRDGEWQDIEPQVAEIRGEPVVGFGSPPSETSEGDRLTMDLGIPSPPSPYEPAPEPPREPFRFRASVARPGDTLLVCSGGLADPLRGEPELGDYLAERWSRPEPPGLAAFLADSQVRVKGYADDRTAAAVWEA; via the coding sequence ATGAGCCAGCAGGGGGGAAGGCCCACCGGTCCCGACGACGACTGGTGGGGGCAGCTGTACGACGACTCCACCGGCGACACGGGCCCCGCACCCGCACCCGATTCCCTCGACGACCGCTTCGCCTCGGCGGCGGGGGCGGTGGGCGACCGGGGTGTGCCGGGAGCCGGGGCGGGCGCGAGGGCCGTCTCGGAGCCAGTGGTTCCGGCGCCTCGGGTCGGGGCCGACGACATCATGGACACCCCACCTGCCTCAGGCCCGTCACCGCAGCGCGCACCCTGGGAACCACCGCCCGCGCGGCCCACGGGCCCGGTGACCTTCCCGACCGCGGCGAAACGGCAGGGACGACAGCGGGCACCCGGAGACGGTGAGCGGACACGGACGGGCGGGCCAACGCCCACGGGCGGTGCGGCCGGGTCGTCCAGGCCCCACAGCCAGTCGGACAGCCCGGGGGAGCCCCCCGCGGCGACGATCCCCACCGCGCGGACGCCCCCCGCCCCACCGACCGTCCCCCCGCCACCCCCGGCCCCTCCCTTCTGGCCGAGCCCCGAGGCCCGTTCCACCACGGCGGGCGCCCCGCCCAGGGGTCCCACAGCCCCGACAGCCGAGCCCGGCCCCGGCGGGGATGCGGCCGGTGCCCCCGACCCGGGCGGCGCTGAGGCCCCCGAGACCGATCCCGACGAGGCCGCGCTCCGCGTCCCCCGGCCCGGCGGGACCGCATCCCGCGCCCCAGCCGACTCGCCGCCCTCACCACCACGCCCCGCCGATCCGCCGCCCCCAACACCGCCCGACCAACCCGAACCTGCCTTCGAGCGCCCCGCGTCCGCCCCCCGGCCCCGTGGCTACGTCGGTTCACGGCCGCCCACCTACGACGCCGAACCCACTGCCCTCCCCCTCGCCGACCCCGATGATCTGGACGACCTCGTCGCGGACACCGTGCTCGACGGGGCCCGGTACGGGGTTTGCACGGTGCGGGCCGTGTCCGTACGGGGGGACTCCGCGCGGTATCGGGGGGAGCCGAGGCGGGACTCATTGCTGACCGCGCGGTTCGGCACCGGCGAGCAGGCGTTGCTGCTGGTGGCCATGGCGACCGGGGCCCGGGCCACGCCGGGGTCGCACCGGGCCGCCGCCGAGGCCTGTCACTGGATCGGGCGGGCCGTCGGGCGCAGCCACGCGCGGCTCGTGGAGGACATAAGGGCGGGGCGGCGCGGTGACCTGAAGTCAGGGCTGCACCGCCTCACCGACCGCAGCCTCGGCAAGCTCCGCGCCAGCGCCGCCGAACAGGGCGTCGACCCGGAGGAGTACGCGGCCGGCCTGCGCTGTCTGCTGCTGCCCGCCGACCCCGAGTGCCGTACGCGCGTCTTCTTCGGCGTCGGGCCCGGCGGGCTGTTCCGGTTGCGGGACGGAGAGTGGCAGGACATCGAACCGCAGGTCGCCGAGATCAGGGGCGAACCCGTCGTGGGCTTCGGATCGCCGCCCTCCGAGACGTCCGAGGGCGACCGGCTCACCATGGACCTGGGCATCCCGTCCCCGCCCAGCCCCTACGAACCGGCCCCGGAACCACCCCGCGAACCCTTCCGCTTCCGCGCCTCCGTCGCCCGCCCGGGGGACACGCTCCTCGTGTGCAGCGGCGGCCTCGCCGACCCGCTGCGCGGCGAACCCGAACTGGGTGACTACCTCGCCGAGCGATGGTCCCGCCCCGAGCCGCCCGGCCTCGCCGCGTTCCTCGCGGACTCCCAAGTACGGGTCAAGGGGTACGCGGACGACCGTACGGCCGCGGCCGTCTGGGAGGCGTGA
- a CDS encoding ATP-binding protein: MEDKAEDVTEQVSAPQLRRRLGRADLRAVPEARRALRELLGQWGRTARSDVAELLTSELVTNAIVHTDHDAVLTATVGPRGLRVEVRDFVARRPRLRVPVADNGTNGRGLFLVQSLADAWGVRAHGVGKAVWFELDAEAA; the protein is encoded by the coding sequence GTGGAGGACAAGGCCGAAGACGTCACGGAGCAGGTGTCGGCGCCTCAGTTGAGGCGCAGACTCGGGCGGGCGGACCTGCGGGCCGTACCGGAGGCCCGCAGGGCCCTGCGGGAGCTGCTCGGGCAGTGGGGGAGGACCGCACGATCGGACGTGGCGGAACTGCTCACCAGCGAACTCGTCACCAACGCGATCGTCCACACCGACCACGACGCGGTCCTGACGGCCACCGTCGGACCCCGTGGACTACGGGTGGAGGTACGGGACTTCGTGGCCCGCAGACCCCGGTTGCGCGTACCGGTCGCCGACAACGGTACGAACGGCAGGGGCCTGTTCCTGGTGCAGTCCCTCGCGGACGCCTGGGGGGTCAGGGCACACGGAGTGGGCAAGGCCGTCTGGTTCGAGCTGGACGCCGAGGCGGCGTGA
- a CDS encoding DUF2637 domain-containing protein: MRLTDISLNWLLPGAVLLLGMLAAVAVLARGKRSSVKDTSADDSWERSEERRRRKEAVYGTVSYVLLFCCAAVAAALSFHGLVGFGEQNLGLSDGWQYLVPFGLDGAAMFCSVLAVREASHGDAALGSRILVWTFAFAAAWFNWVHAPRGAGHAGAPHFFAGMSLSAAVLFDRALKQTRRAALREQGLVPRPLPQIRIVRWLRAPRETYRAWSLMLLEGVRSLDEAVDEVREDKRKKDADRQRRRDQQRVERAQLKAISRGHRGYLGRGGGRQLEVQVERGSSQVSAEPAISGPEQLPARSRPSLQPVRRGADPVTVDLTAEDDTMALPRLDSLERKLKDLEQQFG, from the coding sequence ATGAGACTGACCGACATATCGCTGAACTGGCTGCTTCCGGGCGCCGTGCTTCTCCTGGGCATGCTGGCGGCGGTGGCGGTGCTCGCGCGCGGCAAGCGCTCCTCGGTCAAAGACACGAGCGCGGACGATTCCTGGGAGCGCAGCGAGGAACGCCGCAGACGCAAGGAGGCCGTCTACGGCACCGTCTCCTACGTCCTTCTGTTCTGCTGCGCGGCCGTCGCCGCCGCGCTTTCCTTCCACGGCCTGGTCGGCTTCGGCGAGCAGAACCTCGGCCTTTCCGACGGCTGGCAGTACCTCGTCCCGTTCGGCCTGGACGGCGCGGCGATGTTCTGCTCCGTCCTCGCGGTGCGCGAGGCCAGCCACGGTGACGCCGCGCTCGGCTCCCGGATACTTGTCTGGACGTTCGCCTTCGCCGCGGCCTGGTTCAACTGGGTGCACGCGCCCAGGGGCGCCGGCCACGCGGGTGCCCCCCACTTCTTCGCGGGCATGTCGCTGTCGGCGGCGGTGCTCTTCGACCGCGCGCTGAAGCAGACCCGCCGGGCCGCCCTGCGGGAGCAGGGCCTGGTGCCGCGCCCGCTGCCGCAGATCCGTATCGTGCGCTGGCTGCGAGCCCCCCGGGAGACGTACCGTGCTTGGTCGCTGATGCTGCTGGAGGGTGTGCGCAGCCTGGACGAGGCGGTCGACGAGGTGCGCGAGGACAAGCGCAAGAAGGACGCCGACCGGCAGCGGCGCCGCGACCAGCAGCGCGTGGAGCGGGCCCAGCTGAAGGCGATCAGCCGCGGCCACCGCGGCTACCTCGGCCGCGGTGGCGGCCGGCAGCTGGAGGTGCAGGTGGAGCGCGGCTCCTCGCAGGTCTCCGCGGAGCCTGCCATATCCGGGCCGGAGCAACTGCCCGCCCGCTCGCGTCCCTCCCTTCAGCCCGTTCGCCGCGGAGCTGACCCGGTGACCGTCGACCTCACCGCGGAGGACGACACCATGGCGCTGCCGCGCCTCGATTCCCTGGAGCGCAAGCTCAAGGACCTGGAGCAGCAGTTCGGCTGA
- a CDS encoding (2Fe-2S)-binding protein: protein MPLPPSALSGAYARLAEVLPGLAITELTAEDEAPRGGNWTTAAALAEAGPGLDAFLSWDDAQIRRDYDQQARPDVIASFGLHRYAWPACLLITVPWFLHRRVPRYPVTHVSYDRTAPAHPVGHLAVRPAGFACLPGDEAAVLPGTRVVPDEEALRAEVRSAVAEHMEPVLAGFGPRMRRRGRALWGMATDEIVEGLWYVAQLLGETEERRAMRELELLLPGATKPYVGTAAFRELTGPGGEPLRTRDRASCCMFYTLRPEDTCATCPRTCDADRVTKLLATAG, encoded by the coding sequence ATGCCCCTGCCCCCTTCGGCCCTCTCCGGCGCGTACGCCCGTCTGGCCGAGGTCCTCCCGGGGCTGGCCATCACCGAACTCACCGCCGAGGACGAGGCTCCCCGGGGCGGCAACTGGACCACCGCCGCCGCGCTCGCGGAAGCCGGCCCCGGCCTCGACGCCTTCCTGTCCTGGGACGACGCCCAGATCCGCCGGGACTACGACCAGCAGGCACGCCCCGACGTGATCGCCAGTTTCGGCCTGCACCGATACGCCTGGCCCGCCTGCCTCCTGATCACCGTCCCCTGGTTCCTGCACCGCCGCGTGCCCCGCTACCCCGTGACGCACGTCTCGTACGACCGCACGGCCCCCGCCCACCCCGTCGGCCACCTGGCCGTCCGCCCGGCCGGCTTCGCCTGCCTGCCCGGCGACGAGGCCGCCGTGCTGCCCGGCACCCGGGTCGTCCCGGACGAGGAGGCGCTGCGGGCCGAGGTGCGGTCGGCGGTCGCCGAGCACATGGAGCCGGTCCTGGCCGGTTTCGGCCCCAGGATGCGGCGCCGCGGCCGGGCCCTGTGGGGCATGGCGACGGACGAGATCGTCGAGGGGCTCTGGTACGTCGCCCAGTTGCTCGGCGAGACGGAGGAGCGGCGTGCGATGCGCGAGCTGGAGCTGCTCCTGCCGGGCGCGACCAAGCCGTACGTGGGCACGGCGGCCTTCCGCGAGCTGACCGGCCCCGGGGGCGAGCCGCTGCGCACCCGGGACCGCGCGAGCTGCTGCATGTTCTACACACTGCGCCCCGAGGACACCTGCGCCACCTGCCCGCGCACGTGCGACGCCGACCGGGTCACCAAGCTGCTGGCCACGGCCGGTTGA